Proteins co-encoded in one Flavivirga eckloniae genomic window:
- a CDS encoding 4Fe-4S binding protein, whose amino-acid sequence MKILKRMSYFSDIYKGIKTLLKGMGVTGKYFITSRKGAITQQYPDNRNTLKMFERFRGEVVMPHDENNEHTCTGCQKCEIACPNGSIEIIWDRGIDETTGKKKKKIDKHVYHLGLCTMCGLCIEACPTDAIVWAQNYENSVYDRSTLTKVLNRPGSRVKPGTED is encoded by the coding sequence TTGAAAATTTTAAAGCGTATGAGTTATTTTTCAGATATATACAAAGGGATAAAGACGCTGCTTAAGGGTATGGGTGTTACTGGAAAGTACTTTATAACCTCGCGAAAAGGAGCCATAACGCAGCAATATCCAGATAACCGTAATACCTTAAAGATGTTTGAACGTTTTCGAGGAGAAGTGGTGATGCCTCATGATGAAAATAACGAGCACACATGTACAGGTTGTCAAAAATGTGAGATAGCATGCCCTAATGGAAGTATTGAGATTATTTGGGACAGGGGTATTGATGAAACCACAGGTAAAAAGAAGAAAAAAATTGATAAACATGTTTATCATTTAGGACTATGTACCATGTGTGGTTTATGCATAGAGGCATGTCCTACCGATGCTATCGTTTGGGCTCAGAATTATGAGAATTCCGTTTACGATAGAAGCACGCTAACAAAGGTGTTAAACAGACCAGGATCAAGAGTTAAACCAGGGACAGAAGATTAA
- a CDS encoding NADH-quinone oxidoreductase subunit J family protein, which yields MEKYIFYVLAVIMIVFAFASVTSRKMLRSVIYLLFVLCGIAGLYFLIDYNFLAAIQLTVYAGGIIVLIIFSVLLVHHIEMELEVAKRFKQILTGLACLAGLGVFLYTIYNHDFNVIENSKTTTTAEIGSKLLSYEAGGFILPFEVISILLLAAMVGAIIIAKGKKLESRSKVLEEGSEKE from the coding sequence ATGGAGAAATATATATTTTACGTTTTAGCAGTTATAATGATTGTTTTTGCATTTGCTTCGGTTACAAGTAGAAAAATGCTTCGGTCTGTTATCTATCTCCTATTTGTGCTTTGCGGTATAGCAGGGCTCTATTTTTTAATCGATTACAACTTTTTGGCGGCCATACAATTAACGGTTTATGCAGGTGGCATCATAGTGCTTATAATATTCTCTGTACTGTTGGTACATCATATTGAAATGGAGTTGGAAGTCGCAAAACGATTCAAACAAATTCTAACAGGCTTAGCCTGTTTAGCAGGATTAGGCGTTTTTCTCTACACCATATACAATCATGATTTTAATGTCATTGAAAATTCAAAAACTACGACAACAGCAGAAATAGGTTCAAAATTATTGAGCTATGAAGCTGGCGGATTCATTTTGCCGTTCGAAGTCATAAGTATTCTGTTATTAGCTGCAATGGTTGGAGCGATAATAATTGCTAAAGGGAAAAAATTGGAATCTAGAAGTAAGGTGCTGGAAGAAGGAAGTGAAAAAGAATAA
- the nuoK gene encoding NADH-quinone oxidoreductase subunit NuoK gives MIFGVSIYELLTVTSIIFFIGVYGFITRKNLISILISIELVLNASVVNFVVINKYLYPDMLQGVVFSIFIIAVAAAETALAVSIIINLYRQISSVEVKDIEVMKH, from the coding sequence ATGATTTTTGGAGTTAGCATTTACGAACTATTAACCGTTACCTCAATTATCTTTTTTATTGGTGTTTACGGATTTATTACAAGAAAGAACTTAATCTCGATTTTAATTTCAATAGAGCTCGTCTTAAATGCGTCGGTGGTAAACTTTGTTGTCATTAACAAATATCTATATCCGGATATGTTACAAGGCGTTGTGTTCTCTATTTTTATTATAGCCGTGGCTGCGGCAGAAACGGCTTTGGCTGTATCTATAATAATAAATCTGTATAGGCAAATTAGTTCGGTTGAGGTTAAGGATATTGAGGTTATGAAGCATTAA
- the nuoL gene encoding NADH-quinone oxidoreductase subunit L: MNLNYIILIPIIPLAVFLLLGIFNQKIKPGVSGYVGVLGLTVSAILSFYTAYQYFFAHGKVDGVYQTLVSKTTWMNFTDTLSIDMGVLIDPISVMMLIVVSVVSLMVHIYSRGYMKGDAGYTKFFAFLGLFTFSMFGLVLATNLFQIYIFWELVGVSSYLLIGYYYTKPSAVAAAKKAFIVTRFADLGFLIGILTVGYYTGTFDFETLNNPEGSAILNWASTSFMGLSALTWALILIFIGGAGKSAMFPLHIWLPDAMEGPTPVSALIHAATMVVAGVYLVARLFPMYYFVEHGFALNIVAVVGAFSSLFAAIIAITQTDIKRVLAFSTMSQLGYMMLGLGVSGYEGHDGVGYMASMFHLFTHAMFKALLFLGAGSVIHAVHSNYLKDMGSLRKHMPITNITFLIAALAIAGVPPLAGFWSKDEILVAAFEHNKLIYFVGLFVAGLTAFYMFRLYFGIFWGKDTKYKHAPHESPLSMTFPLIVLAVLSVVGGFVPFSEFVTPDKVGFEAHLNYPLAGVAVLVGVIGIALAWVFYKKENNLSDRLVKVFGMFYKWTYNKFYFDEIYLFVTKKILFKRVSAPAAWFDRHVVDGTMNVIGNSTVSASKKIKGMQSGKIQDYAFAFIGGVVVIALVFIYLWTV, from the coding sequence ATGAATCTAAATTACATCATATTAATCCCGATAATCCCTCTAGCAGTTTTTTTACTGTTAGGAATTTTTAATCAGAAAATTAAACCTGGGGTTTCCGGATATGTTGGTGTTTTAGGTTTAACAGTTTCAGCAATACTTTCATTTTACACAGCCTATCAGTACTTTTTTGCACATGGGAAAGTTGATGGTGTTTATCAAACTTTAGTAAGTAAAACAACCTGGATGAACTTTACGGATACCTTAAGTATCGATATGGGTGTCCTAATTGATCCTATCTCGGTAATGATGCTCATCGTGGTGTCTGTTGTGTCTTTAATGGTTCATATTTACAGTAGAGGGTATATGAAAGGCGATGCCGGTTACACTAAGTTTTTCGCTTTTTTAGGACTGTTTACTTTCTCTATGTTCGGATTGGTGTTGGCAACAAACCTATTCCAAATTTATATTTTTTGGGAGCTAGTTGGAGTGTCTTCTTATTTGTTGATTGGCTATTACTATACAAAACCATCGGCAGTAGCCGCTGCAAAAAAAGCATTTATAGTAACCCGTTTTGCCGATTTAGGATTTTTAATTGGCATCCTGACCGTTGGTTATTACACAGGGACCTTCGATTTCGAAACCCTTAATAACCCCGAAGGGAGTGCCATTTTAAATTGGGCGTCAACATCATTTATGGGGTTATCAGCTTTAACTTGGGCGTTAATATTGATTTTTATTGGAGGAGCAGGAAAATCAGCCATGTTTCCATTACACATTTGGTTGCCAGATGCTATGGAAGGTCCTACACCGGTTTCAGCATTAATTCACGCCGCAACTATGGTGGTTGCAGGGGTGTATCTAGTAGCTCGGTTATTCCCGATGTATTACTTTGTTGAGCATGGTTTTGCTCTAAATATTGTAGCTGTTGTAGGCGCTTTTTCGTCGCTCTTTGCTGCCATTATAGCGATCACCCAAACAGATATAAAACGTGTTTTAGCATTTTCAACCATGTCGCAATTGGGCTATATGATGTTGGGGCTTGGTGTTTCTGGTTACGAAGGACATGATGGGGTTGGCTATATGGCGTCTATGTTCCACTTGTTTACACACGCTATGTTTAAAGCGCTCTTATTTTTAGGCGCTGGTTCTGTTATTCATGCGGTACATAGTAATTACCTAAAAGACATGGGAAGCTTACGAAAGCATATGCCCATTACAAATATTACGTTTTTAATCGCAGCTTTAGCCATTGCAGGTGTACCGCCTTTAGCTGGATTCTGGAGTAAAGATGAAATTTTAGTTGCTGCTTTCGAACATAACAAACTCATATATTTTGTAGGGTTGTTTGTTGCAGGCTTAACCGCTTTTTATATGTTTAGATTGTACTTTGGAATTTTCTGGGGTAAAGACACCAAATATAAGCATGCACCTCACGAATCACCGCTATCAATGACATTTCCATTGATTGTTTTAGCAGTATTAAGTGTTGTTGGCGGATTCGTTCCTTTTAGTGAATTTGTTACGCCCGATAAAGTTGGTTTCGAAGCACATTTAAATTATCCGCTAGCTGGAGTAGCTGTTTTGGTTGGAGTAATAGGAATTGCTCTTGCCTGGGTGTTCTATAAAAAAGAAAATAACTTATCAGATAGATTGGTAAAAGTCTTTGGTATGTTCTACAAATGGACTTACAATAAGTTCTATTTTGATGAAATCTATCTTTTTGTAACGAAGAAAATATTGTTTAAAAGAGTGTCAGCTCCAGCGGCTTGGTTTGATAGGCATGTTGTAGATGGTACTATGAATGTAATAGGAAATTCAACCGTATCGGCATCAAAAAAAATAAAAGGCATGCAATCTGGTAAAATTCAGGACTATGCTTTTGCTTTTATAGGAGGTGTTGTAGTTATTGCTTTGGTGTTTATTTACTTATGGACAGTTTGA
- a CDS encoding complex I subunit 4 family protein: MDILSLFVVVPVITILILVFTKGLKQARHVSMVGSLVQLGMAINLVFSYFKERAVNDAIMVFTKDIVWFKQFNIHYNIGVDGVSVSLILLTAIVVLAGVFISWKMSDLPKEFFVSLIVLATGVYGFFISIDLFTMFVFYEIAVIPMYLLIGIWGSGPKEYSAMKLTLMLMGASAILLVGILGIYFNSNADGGALTFNILEIAKVNIPFEAQKLFFPLTFIGFAVIGALFPFHTWSPDGHASAPTAVSMLHAGVLMKLGGYGVFRVAMYLLPEGTLHWSWFFIILSVIGVIYGAFAAVKQTDLKYINAYSSVSHLGLVLFALLMLNKTAWNGAILQSLSHGFMTALFFALIGMIYGRTHTRDVTKLGGLLKVIPFISVVYVIAGLASLGLPGLSGFVAEMNIFVGAFQHDDMFYRIVTIISVSAIVVTAVYILRVVGIMLMGPVKNDTYLDLQKASWYEKAGILLLLIPIVGMGVAPLWLSDMILASLEPFIQRVL; encoded by the coding sequence ATGGACATTTTATCACTTTTTGTTGTAGTTCCAGTAATCACAATTCTCATATTGGTGTTTACAAAAGGGTTAAAGCAGGCTCGACACGTATCGATGGTTGGAAGTTTGGTTCAACTTGGAATGGCAATAAATTTAGTGTTTTCATATTTTAAAGAACGGGCTGTTAATGACGCTATCATGGTTTTTACCAAGGATATCGTTTGGTTCAAACAATTCAATATCCATTACAATATTGGTGTTGATGGTGTTTCTGTTTCATTGATATTGTTGACAGCCATTGTGGTTTTAGCAGGTGTTTTTATCTCATGGAAGATGAGTGATTTACCAAAAGAGTTTTTTGTTTCCCTTATCGTATTGGCAACGGGTGTTTATGGTTTCTTTATCTCTATAGATTTATTTACCATGTTTGTTTTTTACGAAATAGCAGTTATCCCCATGTATTTGTTAATTGGTATTTGGGGGAGTGGACCAAAGGAATATTCTGCAATGAAACTAACCTTGATGTTAATGGGAGCATCAGCCATTTTGTTAGTCGGAATTTTAGGCATCTACTTTAACTCGAATGCAGATGGTGGCGCATTGACTTTTAATATATTGGAGATAGCAAAGGTTAATATTCCATTCGAAGCTCAAAAGCTATTCTTTCCCTTAACGTTTATAGGATTTGCAGTTATTGGAGCTTTATTTCCATTTCATACATGGTCTCCAGATGGTCATGCATCGGCACCAACAGCCGTATCTATGTTGCACGCTGGTGTATTGATGAAACTTGGTGGGTATGGTGTGTTTAGAGTAGCGATGTATTTATTGCCTGAAGGGACCTTGCATTGGTCTTGGTTTTTTATAATACTATCGGTTATAGGTGTTATTTATGGCGCTTTTGCAGCCGTTAAGCAAACCGATTTAAAATATATTAATGCTTACTCTTCTGTAAGTCACCTGGGACTGGTGTTATTTGCGTTATTGATGTTAAATAAAACGGCATGGAATGGCGCTATTTTACAGTCACTGTCTCACGGATTTATGACGGCATTATTCTTTGCCCTCATTGGTATGATTTACGGAAGAACACACACAAGGGATGTCACCAAATTAGGCGGTTTACTTAAGGTGATTCCGTTTATATCGGTTGTTTATGTTATTGCCGGTTTAGCATCATTAGGCTTACCTGGATTAAGCGGATTTGTGGCAGAGATGAACATATTTGTAGGGGCTTTTCAGCATGATGATATGTTTTATAGGATAGTGACCATTATATCGGTATCTGCAATTGTGGTAACAGCCGTTTACATCTTGCGAGTGGTTGGAATCATGCTTATGGGACCTGTTAAAAACGATACTTATTTAGATCTTCAAAAAGCTAGTTGGTACGAGAAGGCAGGCATATTATTATTGCTAATACCTATTGTAGGGATGGGCGTTGCGCCATTATGGTTAAGTGATATGATTTTAGCAAGTTTGGAACCTTTTATTCAAAGGGTATTGTAG
- a CDS encoding NADH-quinone oxidoreductase subunit N, with amino-acid sequence MNFSNFLLMRHEIILLAITMFLLIGEIFIHEKKKSSLIHLAIFLFGIHTAVGFLELEESSLFGGMFRSNNMIHLFKNVLNVGVLILLLQSADWLEKKIFNQNRGSEFFILLFASLLGMYFMISAGDFLMFYIGLELSTLPVAALAAYETVKRISSEAGIKLIMSAALASGVSLFGISMLYATSGSIYFDAIAEAITASNLTILGMLLFFAGLGFKISLVPFHFWTADVYEGAPISIASYLSVISKGAAVFILMILLFTVLKPLMHVWENVVYVLAIATMFIGNLFALRQQNMKRFLAFSSIAQAGFILLGLITGTQLGVATIVHFVMIYVFSNLAAFGVVQAISLQTGKEHMDDYTGLYRTNPNLSLVMMLALFSLAGIPPVAGFFGKFFLFTAAASKGYYLLVFLAVVNVTISLYYYLLVVRAMFLRKSDNAIPYFKNKLYMRLGLIITVVGILVIGLYSPLYDYIYELSGVF; translated from the coding sequence ATGAATTTTAGTAATTTTCTGTTAATGAGACACGAAATCATCCTATTGGCAATAACCATGTTCTTGCTAATCGGTGAAATATTTATTCATGAAAAGAAAAAAAGTAGTCTCATTCATTTAGCTATATTCTTGTTCGGAATACATACTGCTGTTGGTTTTTTAGAACTTGAAGAAAGTAGCTTGTTTGGCGGAATGTTCAGGTCAAATAATATGATACACTTATTTAAAAATGTATTGAATGTAGGTGTGTTGATATTGTTATTGCAATCAGCAGATTGGTTAGAAAAGAAAATATTTAATCAAAATAGAGGTAGTGAATTCTTTATACTATTATTCGCGTCTTTATTGGGTATGTATTTTATGATTTCCGCAGGCGATTTTCTGATGTTTTATATAGGTTTGGAATTATCTACATTGCCTGTTGCCGCATTGGCTGCTTACGAAACGGTTAAAAGAATATCGAGCGAAGCAGGTATTAAGTTAATTATGTCTGCCGCATTAGCCTCAGGAGTGTCTTTATTTGGCATTTCTATGCTATATGCTACATCGGGTTCTATTTATTTTGATGCCATAGCAGAAGCCATTACAGCTAGTAATTTAACAATATTAGGGATGCTATTGTTTTTTGCAGGTTTAGGGTTTAAAATTTCGTTAGTACCATTCCACTTCTGGACAGCAGATGTGTATGAAGGTGCCCCTATTAGTATAGCGTCTTATTTATCGGTTATCTCAAAAGGGGCAGCCGTATTTATTTTAATGATTTTGCTTTTTACAGTATTAAAACCATTAATGCATGTTTGGGAAAATGTGGTTTATGTACTGGCTATAGCAACCATGTTTATTGGTAATCTGTTTGCATTGCGACAACAAAACATGAAACGGTTTTTAGCCTTTTCGTCCATTGCGCAAGCCGGTTTTATATTATTGGGATTAATAACAGGAACACAATTAGGGGTAGCAACCATCGTACATTTTGTTATGATTTATGTTTTTTCAAACCTGGCAGCTTTTGGTGTGGTACAAGCCATATCGTTGCAAACAGGAAAAGAACATATGGATGATTATACAGGATTGTACCGAACCAATCCTAATTTAAGTTTGGTCATGATGCTAGCCTTGTTTTCTTTAGCAGGCATTCCTCCAGTAGCAGGTTTTTTTGGTAAATTCTTTTTGTTTACTGCAGCAGCCAGCAAAGGGTATTATTTGCTTGTGTTTTTAGCCGTAGTGAATGTTACGATTTCATTATATTACTATCTGTTGGTAGTAAGAGCTATGTTTTTAAGAAAAAGCGATAACGCTATTCCCTATTTTAAGAATAAGTTATATATGCGATTAGGTTTAATAATAACAGTTGTCGGGATATTAGTCATTGGATTATATAGTCCGTTGTATGATTATATTTATGAGTTAAGTGGTGTATTTTAG
- a CDS encoding 2Fe-2S iron-sulfur cluster-binding family protein: MEDINIKIKDREGTLHDIVAPTDMAMNLMEVVRSYELAPEGTIGVCGGMAMCASCQCYVLSQTDLPEMSDDEEAMLAEAFDVKNNSRLGCQIQITPEMQGLEVELAPES, translated from the coding sequence ATGGAAGATATTAATATTAAAATAAAAGATAGAGAAGGTACATTGCATGATATTGTTGCTCCAACAGATATGGCAATGAATCTTATGGAAGTTGTAAGGTCTTACGAATTAGCCCCAGAAGGTACAATTGGAGTATGTGGAGGAATGGCCATGTGTGCATCTTGTCAATGCTACGTATTAAGTCAAACAGATTTGCCAGAAATGAGCGATGATGAAGAAGCGATGCTTGCAGAGGCTTTTGATGTAAAAAACAATAGCCGTTTGGGTTGCCAGATACAAATAACTCCAGAAATGCAGGGACTAGAGGTTGAGTTAGCACCAGAGAGTTAG
- a CDS encoding DUF1853 family protein has protein sequence MLQKRYIGFLNTPFLWKSNSVANLNQFEIVSKSNKIDISIDETLRLGKYVERFVSFELEQHENISILAENVQIQDNKITLGELDCLLLKDNKPIHLEIIYKLYLYDSSVGANEIDHLIGPNRKDSLKEKITKLKEKQLPLLNTPQCENYLKTLSLTPEDISQQVYFKAQLFVPFSNQDVQLKTLNSKCIVGFYINRNQLNQFNDCKFYVPKKKDWLVRPHTNLKWLNFNEFEIIAKDYFEQQFSPLCWVKFKNGELKKMFLVWW, from the coding sequence ATGCTTCAAAAAAGATATATAGGCTTTTTAAACACTCCCTTTTTATGGAAAAGTAATAGCGTTGCTAACTTAAATCAGTTTGAAATTGTTTCAAAGTCTAACAAAATTGATATTAGTATTGACGAAACACTTCGTTTAGGGAAATACGTTGAGCGATTCGTTTCTTTTGAACTAGAACAGCATGAGAACATTTCTATCTTAGCCGAAAACGTTCAAATTCAAGATAACAAAATTACGTTAGGAGAACTGGATTGTTTACTTCTTAAAGACAATAAGCCAATTCATTTAGAGATTATTTATAAATTATACCTCTACGATTCTTCTGTTGGAGCAAATGAGATTGATCACCTTATTGGTCCGAACAGAAAAGATTCCTTAAAAGAAAAAATCACCAAACTAAAAGAAAAACAACTCCCACTTCTAAACACCCCTCAATGCGAAAACTATTTAAAAACCCTTAGCTTAACACCAGAAGACATTTCGCAACAAGTTTACTTTAAAGCACAGCTGTTTGTACCGTTTTCAAATCAGGATGTGCAACTTAAAACACTAAACAGCAAGTGTATTGTTGGGTTTTATATAAACCGCAATCAACTAAACCAGTTTAATGACTGTAAATTTTACGTGCCCAAAAAGAAAGACTGGTTGGTAAGACCGCATACCAATTTAAAATGGCTGAACTTTAATGAATTTGAAATAATCGCCAAAGATTATTTTGAGCAACAATTCTCTCCATTGTGTTGGGTAAAATTCAAAAATGGCGAATTGAAAAAGATGTTTTTGGTTTGGTGGTAG
- a CDS encoding metallophosphoesterase family protein: MLSSKKRLDNAYKNAKIIDFDDNSKFILFSDCHRGDNSFADDFANNRNIYFHALKHYYSEGFQYCELGDGDELWENISFNAILNAHKNVFMLMKQFHKEHKLHMIWGNHDMVYRNPNYVKKHLSTYFDAKTGEDVELFKDLAYHEGLILKHTRTGQQVFLTHGHQADWWNFLFWKWSRFLVRILWKPLNVMGIADPTSPAKNYKELIKVERRTKKWISENNNLLTVVGHTHRPRFPEPGDIAFFNDGSCVHPRSITGIEIESGDISLIKWHIATKEDGTLQIVRTVLEGPRKLIDYKTE, translated from the coding sequence ATGCTTTCATCCAAAAAGAGATTAGACAACGCTTATAAAAATGCTAAAATCATTGACTTTGATGATAATAGTAAGTTTATATTATTTAGCGATTGTCATCGTGGGGACAATAGTTTTGCCGATGATTTTGCAAATAACCGAAACATTTATTTCCACGCTCTAAAACATTACTATTCTGAAGGGTTTCAATATTGCGAACTTGGTGATGGCGATGAACTATGGGAAAATATATCTTTTAATGCCATTTTAAACGCACATAAAAATGTGTTTATGCTGATGAAGCAATTTCATAAGGAACATAAATTACATATGATTTGGGGTAATCATGATATGGTATATAGAAACCCTAATTATGTAAAGAAACACTTATCTACTTATTTTGATGCTAAAACCGGTGAAGATGTTGAGCTGTTTAAAGATCTCGCATATCACGAAGGCCTGATTTTAAAACATACCAGGACCGGTCAGCAAGTTTTTTTAACCCACGGACATCAAGCTGACTGGTGGAATTTTTTGTTCTGGAAATGGAGTCGTTTTTTAGTACGTATACTTTGGAAACCATTAAATGTTATGGGAATTGCAGATCCTACAAGCCCTGCAAAAAACTACAAAGAACTCATTAAAGTAGAACGTAGAACCAAAAAATGGATTAGCGAAAACAACAACTTATTAACGGTTGTTGGCCACACACACAGACCTCGTTTTCCGGAACCCGGAGACATAGCCTTTTTTAATGATGGAAGTTGTGTACACCCACGAAGCATAACAGGAATTGAAATTGAAAGTGGGGACATTTCATTAATCAAATGGCACATTGCTACCAAGGAAGACGGCACACTACAAATTGTGAGAACCGTACTTGAAGGCCCTAGAAAGTTGATTGATTATAAAACCGAATAA
- a CDS encoding acyl-CoA dehydrogenase family protein, giving the protein MRPDLFEAPDYYNLDELLTDEHKLVRDAAREWVKREVSPIIEDYAQKAEFPTQIINGLAEIGAFGPYIPMEYGGAGLDQISYGLIMQEIERGDSGVRSTASVQSSLVMYPIWKYGNEEQREKYLPKLASGEWIGCFGLTEPDHGSNPGGMITNFKDMGDHYLLNGAKMWISNAPFAQVAVVWAKNEEGRIHGLIVERGMEGFTTPETHNKWSLRASSTGELIFDNVKVPKENLLPNKSGLGAPLGCLDSARYGIAWGAIGAAMDCYDTALRYSKERIQFGKPIGQFQLQQKKLAEMITEITKAQLLTWRLGVLRNDDKATSAQISMAKRNNVDMAINIAREARQMLGGMGITGEYSIMRHSMNLESVITYEGTHDIHLLITGLDITGLNAFK; this is encoded by the coding sequence ATGCGACCTGACCTATTTGAAGCACCGGATTACTATAACCTTGATGAGTTACTTACAGACGAACATAAATTAGTGCGTGATGCAGCTCGTGAATGGGTAAAACGTGAAGTCTCTCCAATTATAGAAGACTATGCACAAAAAGCAGAATTCCCAACGCAAATTATTAACGGATTAGCAGAAATTGGTGCATTTGGCCCCTACATCCCCATGGAGTATGGTGGTGCTGGTCTGGATCAAATTTCTTACGGTTTAATCATGCAGGAAATTGAACGTGGAGATTCTGGAGTTAGGAGTACGGCATCGGTACAATCTTCATTAGTTATGTATCCTATTTGGAAATATGGTAACGAAGAACAACGTGAAAAATATTTACCAAAATTAGCAAGCGGTGAATGGATTGGCTGTTTTGGCTTAACAGAGCCAGACCATGGCAGTAACCCAGGAGGTATGATTACTAATTTTAAAGATATGGGAGACCACTATCTTTTAAATGGTGCCAAAATGTGGATTAGTAATGCACCTTTTGCTCAAGTGGCAGTTGTTTGGGCAAAAAATGAAGAAGGACGTATACACGGCTTAATCGTTGAGCGTGGCATGGAAGGGTTTACAACACCAGAAACTCATAACAAATGGTCGCTTCGTGCTTCCTCAACCGGCGAGCTCATTTTCGATAATGTAAAGGTTCCAAAAGAAAATTTATTACCTAATAAATCTGGTTTGGGAGCTCCGCTAGGCTGTTTAGACTCTGCTCGTTATGGCATAGCCTGGGGCGCTATTGGTGCAGCAATGGACTGTTACGATACCGCTCTAAGATACAGCAAAGAACGTATTCAATTTGGAAAACCTATTGGTCAATTTCAGCTACAGCAAAAAAAATTAGCAGAAATGATTACTGAAATTACTAAAGCACAACTTTTAACCTGGAGGCTTGGTGTTTTACGTAATGATGACAAAGCTACATCGGCGCAAATATCTATGGCAAAACGTAACAATGTAGATATGGCCATAAATATTGCACGAGAAGCAAGGCAAATGCTTGGCGGTATGGGTATAACCGGCGAATATAGTATTATGCGCCACTCTATGAATTTAGAGAGCGTTATTACCTACGAGGGCACTCACGATATCCATTTGCTTATCACAGGGTTAGATATTACGGGCTTAAACGCTTTTAAATAA
- a CDS encoding tRNA1(Val) (adenine(37)-N6)-methyltransferase codes for MPKKPFVFKQFSVNQEQCAMKIGTDSVLLGAWISVKDKLFSTLDIGAGTGILSLMLAQRSHAEVIDAIEIDDYAYEQCVDNFEQSPWGDRLFCYHASLEEFADEIDDTYDLIVSNPPFYSEDCKTDNKQRDMARFQDAMPFDHLIESVSKLLSENGIFSIIIPFKEEEKFIDLAAKFKLVPNRKLHVKGTPTSEIKRSLIEFTFETADAPVNKQKSDVETNCLVIETSRHQYTEDYINLTKDFYLKM; via the coding sequence ATGCCTAAAAAACCCTTTGTTTTCAAACAATTTTCCGTAAACCAAGAACAATGCGCCATGAAAATAGGTACCGATAGCGTTTTACTTGGTGCTTGGATTTCGGTTAAAGATAAACTTTTTTCTACATTAGACATTGGTGCAGGCACAGGTATTTTATCACTTATGCTAGCGCAACGGAGTCATGCTGAAGTCATTGATGCGATTGAAATTGACGATTATGCCTACGAACAATGTGTTGATAATTTTGAGCAATCCCCCTGGGGAGACCGCTTATTTTGTTACCACGCTTCTCTGGAAGAATTCGCCGACGAAATTGACGATACTTACGATCTTATTGTTTCTAATCCTCCTTTTTATTCCGAAGACTGCAAAACAGATAACAAACAGCGTGATATGGCAAGATTTCAAGATGCCATGCCTTTCGATCATTTAATAGAAAGTGTATCAAAACTGCTATCTGAAAACGGTATATTTTCTATAATTATCCCATTTAAAGAAGAAGAAAAGTTTATAGATTTGGCTGCAAAGTTTAAACTTGTTCCTAATAGAAAACTACATGTAAAAGGCACTCCAACCTCTGAAATTAAACGAAGTTTAATCGAATTCACTTTCGAAACAGCAGACGCGCCTGTAAACAAACAAAAAAGTGATGTAGAAACCAACTGTTTAGTTATTGAAACATCGAGACATCAATACACAGAAGATTATATAAATCTTACTAAAGATTTTTACCTAAAAATGTAA
- a CDS encoding DUF2383 domain-containing protein yields the protein MKKEDKILVKLNDVFLMNEAIEKTYEKTCEKASNTSTKAFLKEKSLERHNFGEMLQDEIKKFDTNVEESIMTRRRYHLYMKSFSSLLQIENNRDLLNAIYDVELLCIEKYNKLLREINLSLSLCRLLVKQQDNIQNGMRLIKKELVFIK from the coding sequence ATGAAAAAAGAAGATAAAATTTTAGTGAAATTAAACGATGTTTTTTTAATGAATGAGGCTATTGAAAAAACTTATGAAAAAACATGCGAAAAAGCTTCCAATACAAGTACAAAAGCTTTTTTAAAAGAAAAAAGCTTAGAGCGACATAATTTTGGTGAAATGTTGCAAGATGAAATTAAAAAGTTTGATACAAATGTTGAGGAATCGATAATGACAAGAAGACGGTATCATCTTTATATGAAAAGCTTTAGTAGTTTATTACAAATAGAGAATAATAGAGATTTGCTAAATGCTATTTATGATGTTGAGCTATTATGTATAGAAAAATATAACAAACTACTTAGGGAAATTAATCTCTCTTTATCCTTGTGTAGATTATTGGTAAAGCAACAGGATAATATCCAAAATGGAATGCGTTTAATAAAAAAAGAATTGGTTTTTATTAAATAG